The Hyalangium ruber genome includes a window with the following:
- a CDS encoding RNA polymerase sigma factor, which produces MAIDVEAYYRRYGPQVLRRCRFLLRDEEKAVDAMHDVFVQLLRYQGALKDSAPSSLLHRIATRVCLNRLRGARRRPEDRDDELVLRIASSEDTEARTEARGLLDRLFGRVPASSQDIAVMHLVDGMTLEETAREVGLSVSGVRKRLRGLTSALQEMEAA; this is translated from the coding sequence GTGGCAATCGATGTGGAGGCCTACTACCGCCGTTACGGGCCTCAGGTGCTCCGGCGCTGCCGCTTCCTCCTGCGAGACGAGGAGAAGGCCGTGGATGCCATGCACGACGTCTTCGTGCAGCTGTTGCGCTACCAGGGGGCGTTGAAGGACTCGGCGCCCTCCAGCCTGCTGCACCGCATCGCCACGCGGGTGTGTCTCAACCGCCTGCGCGGCGCCCGCCGCCGCCCCGAGGACCGGGACGACGAGCTGGTGCTGCGCATCGCCTCCTCCGAGGACACCGAGGCGCGCACCGAGGCGCGGGGGCTGCTGGACCGGCTCTTCGGCCGCGTGCCCGCCTCGAGCCAGGACATCGCCGTGATGCACCTGGTGGATGGAATGACGTTGGAGGAGACCGCGCGCGAGGTGGGCCTGTCCGTCTCCGGGGTGCGCAAGCGCCTGCGGGGCCTGACTTCCGCGCTGCAAGAGATGGAGGCCGCATGA
- the msrB gene encoding peptide-methionine (R)-S-oxide reductase MsrB produces the protein MDTPKNPPSKVTKTEEEWKKELDPEQYRILRKKGTERAFTGALWNHHDTGTYQCAGCGNPLFTSDTKFESGCGWPSFYAPLEKSHVDEHEDLSFAMRRTEVVCSRCEGHLGHVFPDGPAPTGLRYCINSAALKFEKKG, from the coding sequence ATGGACACACCGAAGAACCCGCCCTCGAAGGTGACCAAGACGGAGGAGGAGTGGAAGAAGGAGCTCGACCCGGAGCAGTACCGCATCCTCCGTAAGAAGGGGACCGAGCGGGCGTTCACCGGGGCGCTGTGGAACCACCACGACACCGGCACGTACCAGTGCGCCGGGTGCGGCAACCCGCTGTTCACCTCGGACACCAAGTTCGAGTCGGGCTGCGGCTGGCCGAGCTTCTACGCGCCGCTGGAGAAGAGCCACGTGGACGAGCACGAGGACCTCTCGTTCGCCATGCGCCGTACGGAGGTAGTGTGCAGCCGCTGCGAGGGGCACCTGGGGCACGTGTTCCCGGACGGGCCCGCGCCCACGGGGCTACGCTACTGCATCAACTCGGCGGCGCTTAAGTTCGAGAAGAAGGGCTGA
- a CDS encoding sialidase family protein, with the protein MSVSFRLVTALGVLALLCGCPSKKPQEPQLDGSAFPLVYVTPPVEGADPRVLQQVEAMGDSVYLLSANVVVSFDRRRTWKEINAGALGSIHKWVFVTPTSGIAHTGQHGLAYIQLDTDIIYYLNGEPGWSAWGLRNGDTLFTVRQQVDAGTSQRGDETARVWLGRRQRFTEDAPWPEVELPPLPFSYRTYQPSVHFTANGDIYVASYFGLQVSRDDGQTWQQVPVMPNEQGSIDWRGVDLFVTRAGTLFARTPNMTFVSHDGGASWVGAAMPGGIGNRGSMMTMEEPVPGELHFRDVAYRSTDEGRSYQQVFTLERYATDKSLETLFYRGGEYYFNLALLSNFVSAAPDTSLGILNPPTVANLTPGNLIRAFPMSPGRYAGLWNQGFITYTHGDTEWKVERFFPNTYFLDKLRDGRLALARTGGLSFSRDEGVTWSEPGPLLGTSPLSVTVKSLVEIPGRLFLSGRDNGDCNKLALLESLDGGASWRAVNAASILDAQQAPVSTDTHHPELTTADRNGQLLGRVSELFGCRVQKSFTASSEDLGRTWKGTSERVPLASTSFSNLLAVEDSGNTEEIMYWDRAQGRWQSYGPPQVEGTTVRELFVNGAPFLHVDGADFVYFTDNHRVLRSDQPVH; encoded by the coding sequence ATGTCCGTCTCGTTCCGTCTCGTCACCGCGCTGGGCGTGCTCGCGCTCCTGTGCGGCTGTCCCTCGAAGAAGCCCCAAGAGCCGCAGCTGGATGGCTCGGCGTTTCCGCTCGTCTACGTCACGCCGCCGGTGGAGGGCGCTGATCCGCGCGTCCTCCAGCAGGTGGAGGCGATGGGCGACAGCGTCTATCTGCTCTCCGCCAACGTGGTCGTCTCCTTCGACAGGCGCCGCACCTGGAAGGAGATCAACGCCGGGGCGCTCGGCTCCATCCACAAGTGGGTCTTCGTCACGCCCACCTCCGGCATTGCCCACACCGGCCAGCACGGGCTGGCCTATATCCAGCTCGACACGGACATCATCTACTACCTCAACGGGGAGCCGGGCTGGAGCGCGTGGGGGCTGCGCAACGGCGACACCCTCTTCACCGTGCGGCAGCAGGTGGACGCCGGCACCTCCCAGCGAGGCGATGAGACGGCTCGGGTGTGGCTCGGCCGTCGACAGCGATTCACCGAGGATGCGCCCTGGCCCGAGGTGGAGCTGCCGCCCCTGCCGTTCAGCTACCGCACGTACCAGCCCTCGGTTCACTTCACCGCCAATGGCGACATCTATGTGGCCTCCTACTTCGGGCTCCAGGTGTCGCGGGATGACGGTCAGACCTGGCAGCAGGTGCCTGTCATGCCCAACGAGCAGGGCTCGATCGATTGGAGAGGCGTGGACCTGTTCGTCACGCGCGCGGGCACCCTCTTCGCGCGCACGCCGAACATGACCTTCGTCTCGCACGACGGTGGCGCGAGCTGGGTGGGCGCGGCGATGCCCGGCGGCATCGGCAACCGGGGCTCCATGATGACGATGGAGGAGCCCGTGCCCGGCGAGCTGCACTTCCGGGACGTGGCGTACCGCTCCACCGACGAGGGGCGCAGCTACCAGCAAGTCTTCACGCTCGAGCGCTACGCGACGGACAAGTCCCTGGAGACGCTCTTCTACCGAGGCGGCGAGTACTACTTCAACCTGGCGCTGCTCAGTAACTTCGTCAGCGCCGCGCCCGATACCTCGCTCGGCATTCTCAACCCGCCCACCGTGGCCAACCTGACGCCGGGCAACCTGATCCGCGCCTTCCCCATGAGCCCCGGGCGCTACGCCGGGCTCTGGAACCAGGGGTTCATCACCTACACGCATGGCGACACCGAGTGGAAGGTGGAGCGCTTCTTCCCCAATACGTACTTCCTGGACAAGTTGCGGGACGGGCGCCTGGCGCTCGCGCGGACCGGAGGCCTGAGCTTCTCGCGGGACGAGGGCGTCACCTGGAGCGAGCCCGGGCCGCTCTTGGGCACGAGTCCCCTTTCGGTCACCGTCAAGTCGCTCGTGGAGATCCCCGGGCGGCTGTTCTTGAGCGGCCGCGACAACGGCGACTGCAACAAGCTCGCGTTGTTGGAGAGCCTCGATGGCGGCGCGAGCTGGCGGGCCGTGAACGCGGCGTCCATTCTGGATGCGCAGCAGGCGCCGGTGAGCACCGACACCCATCACCCGGAGCTGACCACCGCGGACCGGAATGGTCAGCTCCTGGGCCGTGTGTCGGAGCTGTTCGGCTGCAGGGTCCAGAAGTCCTTCACCGCGAGCTCGGAGGACCTGGGCCGCACCTGGAAGGGGACCTCGGAGCGCGTGCCGCTCGCCTCGACGAGCTTCAGCAACCTGCTGGCGGTCGAGGACAGCGGAAACACCGAGGAGATCATGTACTGGGACCGCGCGCAGGGGCGGTGGCAGTCCTATGGCCCTCCCCAGGTCGAGGGGACGACGGTGCGCGAACTCTTCGTGAACGGTGCGCCTTTCCTCCACGTCGATGGTGCCGACTTCGTCTATTTCACGGACAACCATCGCGTGCTTCGGTCGGATCAGCCGGTGCATTGA
- a CDS encoding ActD-like protein gives MTTPRRTPDWLLERIALGELPAAELAAARARLAEEPEGEARLAALEAENRDVLEKLPPSAVAREVELRAAQARRMEVARGSVSPLRRIAPAFVLVPALAVALLMVVRPEGTPTGGSGELSGLEPTRTKGLAPQLVLHRQGAAGPERLVDGAAAATGDVVQVSYVAAGQRYGAILSVDGRGAVTLHAPDAATGAVPLAPSGTHALPSAYALDDAPAFERFFLITSDTPFALEEVLAAARTVAASASARTAPLALPERYTQVSFTLEKVSP, from the coding sequence ATGACGACCCCGCGCCGTACTCCGGATTGGTTGCTGGAGCGCATCGCCCTGGGCGAGCTGCCCGCCGCGGAGCTGGCCGCGGCGCGCGCCCGCCTGGCGGAGGAGCCCGAGGGAGAGGCCCGCCTGGCCGCGCTCGAGGCGGAGAACCGGGACGTGCTGGAGAAGTTGCCGCCCTCGGCCGTGGCCCGCGAGGTGGAGCTGCGCGCGGCCCAGGCTCGGCGCATGGAGGTGGCCCGAGGGAGCGTCAGCCCTTTGCGCCGCATCGCTCCGGCCTTCGTGCTGGTGCCGGCGCTCGCCGTGGCGCTGCTGATGGTGGTGCGCCCGGAAGGCACACCCACGGGCGGGAGCGGGGAGCTGTCTGGGCTCGAGCCGACGCGCACCAAGGGCCTCGCGCCCCAGCTCGTCCTCCACCGCCAGGGCGCCGCCGGCCCGGAGCGCCTCGTCGATGGCGCCGCCGCCGCCACCGGTGACGTGGTGCAGGTCTCCTATGTGGCCGCGGGCCAGCGCTACGGCGCCATCCTCTCCGTGGACGGGCGCGGCGCGGTGACGCTGCATGCGCCCGATGCGGCCACGGGCGCCGTGCCGCTGGCGCCCTCGGGCACCCACGCGCTGCCGAGCGCCTACGCGCTGGACGACGCGCCCGCCTTCGAACGCTTCTTCCTCATTACCTCGGACACTCCCTTCGCCCTCGAGGAGGTGCTCGCCGCGGCGCGCACGGTGGCCGCTTCGGCCAGCGCTCGCACCGCGCCGCTCGCCCTCCCGGAGCGCTACACGCAGGTGTCCTTCACGCTGGAAAAGGTGTCGCCATGA
- the dnaN gene encoding DNA polymerase III subunit beta encodes MEFRIATDELKRALHRAQGIVERKTTMPILANVLVNATKSGVTVTAFDLDIGIVSEHPAEVSKPGAITVSAKYVFDIVQNLPDAQVTLKKLANNYVDISSGSAHFKIVGMAAEEYPKLPKEENAPLVQVSGNILLEMIKKTQFAISSDETRYILNGVYFEPQSTGKVRMVATDGHRLSLIERELPGDFKLKGGVIIPRKGLMELKRLLDEAPDAESHLGFAENSALFKKPGLTMVMRLIDGQFPEYQRVIPKEGEKVIQVSKVRFLESLKRIALLSADKSYAVRIGLEENKLLITANNPDLGEARDVLDVAYRGGDITIGFNARYLTDVLTVTETDEVSFELGDEHSPGVLHAPGDRSFTAVVMPMRV; translated from the coding sequence ATGGAATTCCGCATCGCCACCGACGAGCTGAAGAGGGCCCTCCACCGCGCCCAGGGCATCGTGGAGCGCAAGACGACGATGCCCATCCTGGCCAACGTGCTCGTCAACGCCACCAAAAGCGGCGTCACGGTCACCGCCTTCGACCTGGACATCGGCATCGTCTCCGAGCACCCGGCCGAGGTGTCCAAGCCCGGCGCCATCACGGTCAGCGCCAAGTACGTCTTCGACATCGTCCAGAACCTGCCCGACGCGCAGGTGACGCTCAAGAAGCTGGCCAACAACTACGTGGACATCTCCAGCGGCTCGGCGCACTTCAAGATCGTCGGCATGGCCGCCGAGGAGTACCCCAAGCTGCCCAAGGAGGAGAACGCTCCGCTGGTGCAGGTCTCCGGCAACATCCTGCTGGAGATGATCAAGAAGACCCAGTTCGCCATCTCCTCGGACGAGACGCGCTACATCCTCAACGGCGTCTATTTCGAGCCCCAGTCCACCGGCAAGGTGCGCATGGTGGCCACCGACGGCCACCGCCTGTCGCTCATCGAGCGCGAGCTGCCCGGCGACTTCAAGCTCAAGGGCGGCGTCATCATCCCCCGCAAGGGCCTGATGGAGCTCAAGCGCCTGCTGGACGAGGCCCCCGACGCGGAGAGCCACCTGGGCTTCGCGGAGAACTCGGCGCTGTTCAAGAAGCCGGGCCTCACCATGGTGATGCGCCTCATCGACGGCCAGTTCCCCGAGTACCAGCGCGTCATCCCCAAGGAAGGCGAGAAGGTCATCCAGGTCTCCAAGGTACGCTTCCTGGAGAGCCTCAAGCGCATCGCCCTCTTGTCGGCCGACAAGAGCTACGCGGTGCGCATCGGCCTGGAGGAGAACAAGCTCCTCATCACCGCCAACAACCCGGACCTGGGCGAGGCCCGCGACGTGCTGGACGTGGCCTACCGGGGCGGGGACATCACCATCGGCTTCAACGCCCGCTACCTGACCGACGTGCTCACCGTCACCGAGACGGATGAGGTGTCCTTCGAGCTGGGCGACGAGCACAGCCCGGGCGTGCTCCACGCGCCGGGTGACCGCAGCTTCACCGCCGTGGTCATGCCGATGCGCGTCTGA
- a CDS encoding caspase family protein translates to MTRVLMLLTLLVAGVSAAETPVAVRRLALLVGVNDGGAERVKLRYATTDAQAFSKVLGELGGVTPADRVLLLDTGRTGLMDGFARVKSLAEAARASGAQRVEMLLYYSGHSDDEGLLLQGDRVDYGELRRALAALPVDVRIAVLDSCASGAFARRKGGTPRPAFMVDSGSQVKGQAILTSSSADEVSQESDRLGGSFFTHHLVSGLRGAADVTRDGRVTLNEAYQFAFHETLARTERTQGGAQHPAYDIELAGTGDLVMTDLRATSAGLVLADGLEGRFFVRDEAGVLVVELLKTPGRPTELGLAPGRYQVRRELNGAVSEASFVLTEGQRTPLAPTHFGSVLREATVSRGGEAPVLTAGAPVAAVSAAGPGRRLVPFNAGLLPGVSINAVAAQGGPVENRAAVGVMNDGTALAGGAAVALVSNAYDEEVRGLAMAAGLNVAGGSVRGAQLATALNVAREDLNGLQMTAGVNVAGGNVRVGQFAAGVNVAGGAVAGTQMSAGVNVAGGDFLGVQATAGVNVARGGFRGFQGSAGMNWVDGAMSGLQATAGYNRAESVKGLQLALLNVSGDVTGAQVGLINVGKVVSGAQVGLINVAEEVRGVPLGLLTFEEKGQLHLEFWASDVQLTNVAVKFGGKYVYTTLLAGIGPDDRLDRYTLGLGLGVHLPLGPRFWLDVDTAGSTVHTVRQPFRGENVLAQGRAMFGFQVAKRFAVFGGPTYNAYFAFSDSDRRKMTTLPVRQNKLSEEVTVQHWPGMQFGLRI, encoded by the coding sequence ATGACTCGAGTGCTGATGCTGCTGACGCTGCTGGTGGCGGGAGTGTCCGCCGCGGAGACGCCCGTGGCGGTGCGTCGGCTGGCGCTGCTGGTGGGCGTGAATGACGGCGGAGCGGAGCGCGTGAAGTTGCGCTACGCCACCACGGATGCGCAGGCCTTCTCGAAGGTGCTGGGCGAGCTGGGCGGGGTGACGCCGGCGGACCGGGTGCTGCTGCTGGACACGGGGCGCACGGGGTTGATGGACGGCTTCGCGCGGGTGAAGTCCCTGGCGGAGGCCGCGCGCGCCTCGGGGGCCCAGCGGGTGGAGATGCTGCTCTACTACTCGGGGCACTCGGACGACGAGGGCCTGCTGCTGCAGGGTGACCGCGTGGACTACGGCGAGCTGCGCCGCGCGCTGGCGGCCCTGCCGGTGGATGTGCGCATCGCGGTGCTGGACTCGTGCGCCTCGGGGGCGTTCGCGCGCCGCAAGGGTGGCACTCCGCGCCCGGCGTTCATGGTGGACTCGGGCAGCCAGGTGAAAGGGCAGGCCATCCTCACCTCCTCCAGCGCGGATGAGGTGTCGCAGGAGTCGGACCGGCTGGGTGGCTCGTTCTTCACCCACCACCTGGTCTCCGGCCTGCGCGGCGCGGCGGATGTGACGCGGGATGGACGGGTGACGCTCAACGAGGCCTACCAGTTCGCCTTCCACGAGACGCTGGCGCGCACCGAGCGCACCCAGGGTGGGGCGCAGCACCCGGCCTATGACATCGAGCTGGCGGGCACGGGGGACCTGGTGATGACGGACCTGCGGGCCACCTCCGCGGGGCTGGTGCTGGCGGACGGGCTGGAGGGGCGCTTCTTCGTCCGCGACGAGGCGGGCGTGCTGGTGGTGGAGCTGCTGAAGACGCCGGGGCGGCCCACGGAGCTGGGGCTGGCGCCGGGGCGCTACCAGGTGCGGCGCGAGCTGAACGGGGCGGTGTCCGAGGCGAGCTTCGTGCTCACCGAGGGGCAGCGCACGCCGCTGGCGCCGACCCACTTCGGCTCGGTGCTGCGCGAGGCGACAGTGTCTCGCGGTGGCGAGGCGCCGGTGCTTACGGCTGGAGCGCCCGTGGCGGCGGTGAGCGCGGCGGGCCCGGGGCGCAGGCTGGTGCCCTTCAACGCGGGCCTGCTGCCCGGAGTGAGCATCAACGCGGTGGCGGCGCAGGGTGGGCCGGTGGAGAACCGGGCGGCGGTGGGCGTGATGAACGATGGGACGGCGCTGGCGGGCGGCGCGGCGGTGGCGCTGGTGTCCAACGCGTATGACGAGGAAGTGCGCGGCCTGGCGATGGCGGCGGGCCTGAACGTGGCGGGTGGCAGCGTGCGCGGGGCGCAGCTGGCGACGGCGCTCAACGTGGCGCGCGAGGACCTGAACGGCCTACAGATGACGGCGGGCGTGAACGTGGCGGGCGGGAATGTGCGGGTGGGGCAGTTCGCGGCCGGTGTGAACGTGGCGGGAGGCGCCGTGGCGGGCACGCAGATGAGCGCGGGCGTGAACGTGGCGGGCGGAGACTTCCTGGGCGTGCAGGCGACGGCGGGCGTGAACGTGGCGCGCGGGGGCTTCCGAGGCTTCCAGGGCTCGGCGGGGATGAACTGGGTGGATGGCGCGATGTCGGGCCTGCAGGCGACGGCGGGCTACAACCGAGCCGAGAGCGTGAAGGGCCTGCAACTGGCGCTGCTCAACGTGAGCGGGGATGTGACGGGCGCGCAGGTGGGGTTGATCAACGTGGGCAAGGTGGTGTCGGGGGCGCAGGTGGGGTTGATCAACGTGGCCGAGGAGGTGCGCGGTGTTCCACTGGGGCTGCTCACCTTCGAGGAGAAGGGGCAGCTGCACCTGGAGTTCTGGGCGAGCGACGTGCAGCTGACGAACGTGGCGGTGAAGTTCGGCGGCAAGTACGTGTACACGACGCTGCTGGCGGGCATCGGCCCGGATGACCGGCTGGACCGCTACACCCTCGGCCTGGGGTTGGGAGTTCACCTGCCGCTGGGGCCGCGCTTCTGGCTGGACGTGGACACGGCGGGCAGCACGGTCCACACGGTGCGTCAGCCCTTCCGCGGGGAGAACGTGCTGGCACAAGGGCGGGCGATGTTCGGCTTCCAGGTGGCCAAGCGCTTCGCGGTGTTCGGCGGGCCGACATACAACGCCTACTTCGCCTTCAGTGACTCGGACCGGCGCAAGATGACGACGCTGCCGGTGCGTCAGAACAAGCTGAGCGAGGAGGTCACGGTGCAGCACTGGCCGGGCATGCAGTTCGGCCTGCGCATCTGA
- a CDS encoding DUF6748 domain-containing protein produces MNVRLLSLSVLCLGLVAGCAKQSPTPEAPLPDTAQPAQPANPSGAASTSEAAGQGQPVAYVVRNSGIRCIAPPCATHLAVPVANPSADAIQIHEIDLSALNPSQERQEELMRTADESPDGLKVEAVLDKQLKAGPAGDATVLRVKKVLQ; encoded by the coding sequence ATGAACGTCCGTCTCCTGTCGCTGTCCGTGCTGTGCCTGGGCCTGGTGGCCGGGTGCGCGAAGCAATCTCCTACCCCCGAGGCTCCCTTGCCCGATACCGCTCAGCCCGCGCAGCCGGCGAACCCCTCGGGGGCCGCGTCCACCTCGGAGGCCGCTGGGCAGGGGCAGCCGGTGGCGTATGTGGTGCGCAACAGCGGCATCCGGTGCATCGCCCCGCCGTGCGCCACGCACCTGGCGGTGCCGGTGGCGAACCCGAGCGCGGATGCGATCCAGATTCACGAGATCGACCTCTCGGCGCTCAACCCCTCGCAGGAGCGGCAGGAGGAACTCATGCGCACGGCGGACGAGTCGCCGGACGGGTTGAAGGTGGAGGCGGTGCTCGACAAGCAGCTGAAGGCGGGGCCCGCAGGCGACGCCACGGTGCTGCGGGTGAAGAAGGTCCTGCAGTAG